The following proteins are co-located in the Leishmania donovani BPK282A1 complete genome, chromosome 26 genome:
- a CDS encoding galactofuranosyltransferase lpg1-like protein encodes MAPAPPSSLAPRWTEQATSGAPSSTLAFTDAPPDTLTSINTAAPLPRPAVDEGSNAAHATVEAPTGNTHTISDAPPPTERPQRDSVELHSRYAAELVQLDALDVFPLRPYERRISFVEFARCLATRLSVSPDTGVEVERHDLASDRYAPFLISVTLENTQDLKALICNLTMPYRYIVLAQNGDTPEVTPFFRLLRRVFAFTTRLTVLQFPDNIGFAGAVNAGLREALSHPFSEVPFLHIVHNDVRFLFSSLEQAVARAYKTTARDTDMIDALEKEVATEPNEYTPLIRQPDGLRTPLLPGTPLPQQHDRKPVVVTSALLPDRVRYMTPSRRAELMVGHTSFMFANSRGEYTSVFLTRLAVLTVGFFDENFFPILYDDTDYRWRAHLLGFVEDHNAAMNDQVISFDLDCVNQAMSDVDGDGNAEGPLGGLRKAATGPTLSPKGKALQRDCRKAFYAGVQYAYMQQKWGVESMTELMQAHTRREPFSGEAFAGRLRLPLDAWVVDRNRLTNLRTWLRDVGRRILDVDNYNTDVILQAVSP; translated from the coding sequence atggcgccagcgccgccctcgtcgctggcgcctcgATGGACTGAGCAGGCAACATCAGGGGCGCCAAGCTCCACTCTCGCCTTCACCGACGCCCCTCCTGACACTCTCACTTCTATCAAcaccgcggcaccgctgccgcgtcccGCTGTGGACGAGGGGAGCAATGCCGCGCATGCCACGGTAGAGGCCCCAACGGGGAACACGCACACCATCTCCGACGCTCCACCACCCACGGAAAGACCACAGCGCGACTCAGTCGAGTTACACAGCCGATACGCGGCAGAGCTCGTGCAACTCGATGCCCTCGATGTCTTTCCGCTCCGCCCTTACGAGCGCCGTATCTCGTTTGTGGAGTTCGCGCGCTGTCTTGCCACCCGTCTCTCCGTCAGCCCCGACACGGGAGTAGAGGTGGAGCGGCACGATCTCGCCTCCGACCGGTACGCACCCTTTCTCATCTCTGTCACCCTGGAGAACACGCAGGATCTCAAGGCGCTCATCTGCAACTTGACGATGCCGTACCGCTACATTGTACTCGCCCAAAACGGCGACACGCCAGAGGTGACGCCGTTTttccgcctgctgcgccgcgtgtTCGCCTTCACGACGCGTCTGACGGTTCTCCAGTTCCCCGACAACATTGgcttcgccggcgccgtcaaTGCCGGTCTGCGTGAGGCCCTCAGCCACCCGTTCAGCGAGGTGCCCTTTCTCCACATTGTGCACAACGACGTGCGCTTCTTGTTCTCGTCGCTTGAACAGGCTGTGGCACGCGCCTACAAGACGACAGCGAGGGACACGGATATGATCGATGCTCTGGAGAAGGAGGTTGCGACAGAGCCAAACGAGTACACGCCGCTGATCCGGCAGCCCGACGGCTTGCGCACGCCGCTTCTGCCGGGTACCCCGCTGCCCCAGCAACATGACCGCAAACCGGTTGTCGTCACGTCCGCGCTGTTGCCGGACCGTGTTCGGTACATGACCCCGTCCAGGCGCGCGGAGCTGATGGTGGGGCACACTTCCTTCATGTTCGCCAACAGCCGCGGCGAGTACACGAGCGTCTTCCTTACCCGCCTGGCTGTGCTGACGGTCGGCTTCTTTGACGAGAATTTCTTTCCTATCCTTTACGATGATACGGACTACCGCTGGCGTGCCCACCTGCTCGGCTTCGTTGAAGACCACAACGCTGCGATGAACGACCAGGTCATCTCCTTCGACCTCGACTGCGTCAACCAAGCCATGAgcgacgtcgacggcgatggcAATGCAGAGGGTCCATTGGGGGGGCTTCGCAAGGCAGCTACGGGGCCGACGCTGTCCCCGAAAGGCAAGGCCCTTCAACGTGACTGCCGCAAGGCCTTCTATGCCGGGGTGCAGTACGCGTATATGCAGCAGAAGTGGGGCGTGGAGTCCATGACGGAACTCATGCAGGCGCATACAAGGCGGGAGCCCTTTAGCGGCGAGGCGTTCGCTGGTAGACTGCGCCTGCCGCTGGACGCGTGGGTGGTGGATAGGAACCGGTTGACCAACCTGCGGACGTGGCTGCGCGACGTGGGGCGGCGCATCCTTGATGTGGATAACTATAACACTGACGTTATTCTGCAGGCTGTCAGCCCTTAA